In Trifolium pratense cultivar HEN17-A07 linkage group LG7, ARS_RC_1.1, whole genome shotgun sequence, a genomic segment contains:
- the LOC123895314 gene encoding uncharacterized protein LOC123895314: MAGRNDHAIANALTAVAQAIQRSQNQQGGNDERKLNQFMKQVPPKFDGGHNPDDAYKWLQEIERIFRVMEAIDAQKVMMATHRLTDEADFWWGNARQRMIAAGTLMTWNNFRNEFLAKYFPTNVMTKKEIEFLKLEQGSMTVAEYARKFEELSRFCPHINAVGAEGSIKFVIIFMVFGQF; encoded by the coding sequence ATGGCAGGACGTAATGACCACGCAATCGCAAACGCTTTGACTGCCGTAGCTCAAGCTATTCAGAGAAGTCAGAATCAGCAGGGAGGTAATGATGAGCGCAAACTAAATCAGTTTATGAAGCAAGTGCCTCCAAAATTTGATGGAGGTCACAATCCTGATGATGCTTACAAGTGGTTACAAGAGATTGAAAGGATCTTTCGGGTCATGGAGGCGATCGATGCGCAAAAAGTGATGATGGCTACTCACCGATTAACTGATGAAGCTGACTTCTGGTGGGGCAATGCACGTCAGAGGATGATAGCTGCTGGTACTCTTATGACTTGGAACAACTTTAGGAATGAATTCTTGGCAAAATATTTCCCAACTAACGTAATGACCAAGAAGGAGATTGAGTTCCTGAAATTGGAGCAGGGCAGTATGACTGTAGCTGAATATGCTAGAAAGTTTGAAGAACTATCACGATTTTGTCCCCACATCAATGCAGTGGGAGCAGAAGGTTCTATCAAGTTTGTaatcatttttatggtttttggccaattttag